TTTAAATAGGGATATGAGTACTTaccttagagcagtggttctcagccatGGCTGATCCCCCAACCCTAGGAACATTTGGCAatttctggagacatttttgtttgGCACAACTTTGGGAGAAGGAGGAGCCATGGGCATTTAGTGGATAGATgccagggatgttgctaaacacACTACAATGTACAGGGCAGTttcccacaacaaagaatcatctaggtaacttgcccaagatcagtTAAGCAAAGATAGAGCTAACACAGAAACTCAGTTTTATGTGACATAAAGCTTATGTTTttagcactggtggcatagtgattaagtgctatagcAGCTAagcaagaagtcagcagttcgaatccgccaggcgctccttggaaactctatggggcagttctactctgttctatagggtcgctatgagtgggaatcgactagacagcagtgggtttggttttttggtttaaagggaTCCCTAGAAATTACATGTAAATAGGACATTTTGGTTAAAGGAAGCCCGCTTTAAATTCCACTCTTAATTCCCATATTATGCTGCCTCCCAGTAGCCTGGATCTGGATAACTCAGCCCAGCTTTCAGTTTCCTTCACTATCAAATAGAACTAACTCCATGGAAGTTAATTTCAACTTTCGAAAGCTCTATTTTAGAGATTCTTCCGTTTAGAGTATTAAGACGGACTTCCTTCTAAGTACCATCCATTGCCCTAATTTCTTCTTTAGTTGTAACCTCAAAAAGGTAACCATATTTtcagaacaacaaaaaatcaagCCGCAAGTCCTGACAAAGAATGTTTGTGCTCTTTGGAGGGAGGTGTAGATACTGGAATTTAGGTGAATTTATGATGTGTGGGAAGAATTATTTGACAGCTGGCTGACTGAAACCTACCAGTAATTATTAAAGAAGGCATCTCAGAGACAGAAGCACACTACcatagttaattttatttttcaaggacTTACATTGCAAACATTAAGCCAAGCATGGGCTTTAATCCTGTGGGCCCAAATTCACATACTTAAGAAGAGAAAGCCATGTACATGGAGGATAACTAAAGGCTCATGTTAATCAcattagtttttttaatttctacagcATAGAGCTCAGGCATCATAGGTCTTTTAGGTCCTTCTGGATGTCCCACAGAGTGTCTGCACTCTTCTTGAGTTGAGCGACCTCGTCATCCTTCAGCTTCTGGTTGATAACACTGGTTAAGCCCTGAGCATTCAGGACACAGGGAAGGCTCAGGAAGACTTCATTCTCAATGCCATACATCCCCtgccaaaaacagaaaaagccatTTAGATTTAGAAATGAAACCACAGGTAGGAATGGTCACAGGTCCTATGTTTGAACAGAAAGAACTGTAGGATATTTGATAAACATAAACTCATCCTTTAACTTTCATCACTCATAGGCCCGTATTTTCCCAATACTTATGTTTTGACTTAAACTGTATACACAGAATCTGTACCTATATACTATATGATGAGCCTGGatacttattaaaaaataatactttacTGTATTTTTTGACACAGCATCCTCTGCTTAGATAGGCTTTTATTAAATGTGATTTAGACGTCTTCACATTAAATCGCATCCAAATGTGATTCTCAGCGGACATCTTTTCATGAAATCCCAAGTTTGGTATTAAGGTATCATTACTCTTTGTATTTATATGAATTCTTTATTAAAGGAGGGGATTTAAGGTGGTAATCACCCTATGAAGTCTGGGTaataaagatcattaaaaaacaagatttttgTAACACCTAAGAGTTgttaaaaaaagtataatttcCAAAACCCTTTACTGGCTTTTATAAAGTAATTTATTCACAAGGTCAATTTAactaaaaagaattgatcaaattATTTAATTGTATTAAACAAGAGTTACTTTAGTGTAATTTTTAGAACTTTTAATTACAAAGTAGGAAAATTAAGTAcatttctatatacatatatatatacatcccaAGACTCATCAATTATCCAacttttgccatatttgctttttaaaattttgccatCGTATTTTAAAACGCACATCTGACGTGTCGTTTTCCTCTGAGATACTTCCACATGCATCTCTCGCATTTGTGAATAATATTTAAGTTTCTTTTAATCTACCGCATTCTTTCCTTATTTTCACACCCCACCATTAACTTGTGAAAAATGAATCAATGATCTTAAAACAGTGTTTTAATACAACTTTATGTTGtttgaaaaataaacaatttcTATTTAACCATTTTGACTGTGTGTTTATCTCATGACTTTTGAATTCAACTAAACTTGCTATGGCATCAGGTGCAACATCAAAGGCAATCTATTATTTTAATATACCAATTTGAAATGAAAGCCTATTATACTTATTCAAGTGATCATATTTTTTGAGAATGTGCTGAATAAAATTAAGCATGAATATTTAATTCATCACATTCTACAAGGGAGAATTATAAAAAGATAGTGGATGCCTCCACAAGTTTTGTGCTTTTGTCGTAGACTTCTGCTGGAAAAGGGGAAAAGTTTGTGTAGAGCACTGAGATGGAGACTACAAAGAATCGTGGATTCAGACTTTACAAACATTACTTAACAAATGCCTGGTTGTTTCAGTATACTTAAGCTATGcaataatggaaaaaaagatttaaatgtaaTTGCTATGGTTGTTGTTTTATTCACCAAAAAACATTCATTTTCcaactttccttctttttcctctaGTCCTTCTTTGAGTAAATCCATTGATGGAATGCAATGCTAGAAATCATACTATATTTCTATCAGTTTATCTTACCTTCACCATTGTTGATACTGGATGAATCCTGGATAGATTTTTCAACATGGATTCAATCAGATCAGCCACACTTAATCCAATAGCCCAGTTGGTGTATCCTTTTAGCTTGATGACTTCATAGgcactaagaagaaaaaaaaaatgtaaatacatatatataaataaatatatataaaagaaagagaaCTGAAATCAGACTAAACAGTTACTGAAACCAGAGTGCCTGGGTTTGACTCCTGCTCTAACTCTTACTAACTGTGTAATCTTGGACAAAACAATGGTATCTACTTTAAAAGTTTGTTATGAGTATTAAATGAGTtgatatatatgtaaaatgcttaaaacaTAAGCACTATGTGGTAGGTACTATATAAGTGAAAAATTTAAATAGCTTATtctgtaaataaatatttataaagtcacagtggtaaaatgtatattttttccaACCAGTCACATAGATTCATAAGCATGAACATTTCCAAAGACTTTAATgataacaagaaacaataaaagaagaaaagatcttAACAGTCAAGGGACAAAATTGACCTTGATGCTGAGGCTGGACTTAACATCGtaacctgaagtacaatgtcTGACTTAAAAGCAAAGTGTTGGCAAAAACTTGCCTGGTAATTTTCTCAGCATTAATTATACTCCTCAAAACACAAAGGCATTGGTACCTTGAGAGGGAGCTATTAACTACAAAGCTAATTCTGGACCAAGGATCAAAAAAGCAGGATTGAGTGCAATCTACCACTGACTAGATGGTCTGGGACATATTATATCACCCAGGTGAGCCCATATATTTgttcatatttataaaataaaaggatTATGTTAGTTGAAATTCTAAAAGCCTTTCAACGTCAAATGTTTAAGGTTCTTCTACACACACGTCAAATTCGTGGAAAATTCAAATCACTAAAATGGAACTAAATAAAATGGTTCTATGTTTGATACATCAGTTAGTCTTATTATAACAATTTTCTGCAAATAAtaactagcatttattgagtgcttaccaaATTAAGTATGATACAgttatgtttgtgtgtgtttattttacttAATCTTCACAATCACTCCTTTATAGTATAACTTTgcagaaaagaaaactgagattCCTCTTAAAGGTTCAATGGCTTCTCCCAgactatataccatatttttacccaaataacacaAGCCTTCTAGGTCTATTTGCCAACTCTGCcctcccccacaaggtatttttgtaagtgtgctattctaaatttttttagagtaacatgtaaaaaaaaattatgaaaataccttgtcgagagagggtgcagctggcaaacaaaagtagaaggctCGCATTATTTAGGTAAAAATATGGTGGTTATTAAGTGTCAGTACCATGATTTGAATCCAAGCTCACGATTTTACTCTTCTTTAGTCTAAAAGGACATGTGATTTTATGATAAGCAtgaaatttacagaaaaagagtACGGCTGCTGATAAAAGaggctgcttccaaaaaaaaaaaaaagatatttttagtTGAGTGTGgaaaggtaaataaaaaaaaaaagcacggcATAAACACTCAGCAATCAATTAGAAAGTCTTTATTTAAGGCAATTACGAGACTAATAGCTGTCTATATTTAATTTCTTAGGTAAGTCAACCTTATTTATGATCTGAGGAAATCTGAAGGCATTTTCACTTGTTAATTTCACGTTTCAACTCCTGTTGCCACTACATCAGAATGAATTTCCCTAGGGGGACTGTCACAACACGTTTGACCAGTCCAGTTAGTCTTGTCTGCTACAACAGCTGCATGCTGAGTACATTAAGGGTTTATCTGAGCAGGCAGCCATGGATTTTGTTCATAATTTTATCTAAATAAAGATGAAATTAACCATCTTAAATCAAACTCTCTTCCACTGACCTTTCAACCACCAATTTGTGCACTTCCTTCCAGTTTTCACTGTCATTGTCTGTCCCCATCTCTGGATTCAGTTCCTGGAGAGAAACCCCTGCCACATTCACTCCACTCCATACTGCCACTgtaaagacagacagacatattAGATATTTCTGACACAATTTTAACAAATCCTTTCTTTAGATCTTTCTAATGCGAGTTACTGAATACCCACTAGAATTCCTCCAACGAGCAGTGACTCAGGCACAGCTCCCCCAAAAGCTGACACTTGCCTTCAAATTGCCACATGTCTGACCTTTTAACTTTCAATGCAAAATAGAATTGTTGTGTCGTACTTTCAGAGAATATGAAATTCTTTTTGTCTGTCTAGGTTTGTGAAACTCACAAGGGATTCTAGTTCCAGACTAGCTTAAACTTTCCATGTGAGGAATTTCTATCTTTCCTCCTGCTTACCTTTCTGAGTATGAGCCCATTTCTCTTAGAatgagcaaaaaaacaaaaaactaagataGGCCCAAATACAGTCTAATTATCTCTAGAACCTCTAATGCTTCCAGTTCAGCCTATCTCTCAAAGGAAACCCATGTGATTGCAGTGCATTTTTCTGGTTTTCACTAAACTAAGTATTTCCTTCCAAGAATGACTCCAGAGGCATAGCAGCACAAAGCTGGTATCAGTAATTACATATACCAATTGGAGGCTTCACTGAACCAAAACAATCACCCTACTTTCCTTTAGCACCCACTAAAAAAatccgaaaaaccaaacccattgccatcgagtcgattctgactcacggtgaccctatatgacagagaagaactgccccacagagtttccaaggagcacctggtagatttgaactgtcggccttttggtgagcagctgtcgttcttaaccactacgccaccaaggctcaCCTTAATGCCCACTGTCCAGCCAAAAACATATTGAAGATCTAGGCATACAAAATGAATTCTCATGACACATGCTCAGAGCCCTGGATAAGTTCAAAATCCACTGGGAGAAAAGACAAGTAAAGAACTAAAGAAATGGCATATGAGCTATCACAAAGGTATGGAGAAAGTACAAATAAACCATAAATAAGGACCTACTTAAGTTAGGGGACAAGAGCATCAGAAAGGCTACAAAAGCAGACGTTTGAACTGGACCCTGAAAAATAAGCTTGTGTTCCTCAGGGACCTTTGAAGGAGAACATTCTAGACTTTGGAAATATGAGCAAAGGCATGGTGTAAAGTCTAGTATGGCTAGAGTCAACTTTGAAGAGAAAAGCTATCCACGTCCAATTAAAACCTTTTTTTAGCCCCCAACTTCTGCCATTTCAAGCCCATTGTTCTGAAAAGTTGGGCATTTTGATATCCTTTGGAAAGCTGATGAAAATCATAAAATCTACATGAGCATACCTATGTGACAACGGTTTAATTCACTTTTATGTAGACAATATAGACCAAtagggaaatacaaaaaaaaaaaaaaaaattcttggaaaaaaatgACACAGTAATGAGTAAACAGGACATTGGACAGGAGTCAGAAGACATGACTCTAGTTGTAGTCATGCCACTAACTAGTTGGAGGAGCTTCAACAAGTCCCTTCACCAGTTTTTGCCTCAAACTTTTTCCACATTAAAATGCCTGTCTTGACCTAGAGAATATGTACTGTTGATTCCAGATTTATGGTTCTAGTCACTATATAACTGTAGTAGCTGACATCTGTTGAACTGTTACTGTACATAGTAAAAGTACAGTACACCGTACTAAATACTTTTCACATAACATATAGGTATTATGGAAACCCGgtaggcagtggttaagagctacggctgctaaccaaaaggttgacaggttgaatccaccaggtgctccttggaaaccgtatggggcagttctactctatcctatagggttgctatgagtcagaattgacttgatgccaatgagtttgttttttttttaatagatactataattatcttcattttatggatgagaaaacggAGGGCCAAAGCAGTTAAAAACTTGTGAAGTTGCACATCTTGCTAAGAGGGCATAACAGGGTCTAAAATAATGGAGCTATCTGACTAAAAACTTTATGTGCTCAAAACAGTTAGTATGTCTTAGAAGGagaagcaagattattaaaactTGACCAGAAAAAAAGTTCAGACAAGCCCTCGGGTGAAGAACCCTtggataaaaaaatttaaaaagcatcaaaaaaaaaaaaaaaaaaaaaaaaaaatcattatcatTATACGGAAAAGTATGAATAAATTATGGAACAATTTTAAGTGCAAAGATTAATAACACAGAGTTAAACTCTTTACTAAAATCACATTATAAACTCCCACCGAAATCAAAGGAAATCTTCCATCTTAACCTCATAGGGAGAAAATAGTCCCCTGCATATAGCACAGAGAGAATTTAGTAAAAGAAATATTATGTTGTAACAACTTAGTATCATGAGACTATTCAATATATTTTGATTTAATAAATACGCTAATATTCATGTAATAGATTCAGAATTCTTCATAAATGCTTTTAGCTATAATTATTTGGAAAAGAAACAatttaaatgaaaagagaaatattaatttaaaataaacttttttaaaaaatagtttcaaaacaaagcattacaaaataaaatagaagtatAATATAATTTTACTGTTGGTCTTTTTACAATGACTAATTTATGTCTAACTATTCTTTCATTTAAAttcttaaagaaaatatttgagagATTTACTATGTGGTCTTTTACTACTTAAGTGATTAATAGCTGTGATCATTAGTTTATTGAAAATTAGATTTCATTTGAAGCTAGATTTATATTTATAtcgaataaatatatttatatagaatAGTGGACACAGGCTATTCGAAAGTTCTTGTTACCAATTCACTGCTTCTTCAATAAACACCAGGGATATAATAGCTCTATTCAAGGAAAGTGCCTACAAGGAAAGACACACCAGTATCAAGAGCAGATCTACtgtccagatcttggtttctaagtaCCATTCCCAAGTAAAAGGAAACAACCTGAAGAACCTACCCCTGGCCAAACCTGGGACAATTTGAGTATTATAACGATAGTAAAAGAATAttcacagaataaaataaaacatgatataaattttttttttttataaataaatgaataaataaacaaatggaacAGAAGTAAAATGTCTCTCTCACAGAATACCCCCCCCAAAACCtcccactgctgttaagtcaattctgacccatagcgaccccacagggttccaaggctgcaaatctctacggaagcagactgccacatctttctcccacagagctgctgatggcttcaaaacgccaaccttttggttagcagtcgatcactttaatctctgtgccaccagggctccttataaataaatgaataaatgggagAAAAGGGATAGCTCTTTCTTACAGTAGAATACAACTAGTAAGTATAGAAGGAATAACAGAATATCATGTTTGGCAATTATCAAGGTAATAACTGACTCAATCAGTGGATTCAGTGGGTACTAAACTAAGCAGGTATGAGTTTAATGAGGATTAAGATATCTACCCAGTCTCAAAGTATCCCTTCACAAATTACttattattaattacaaaggaaaaataataacttcACACTGATTAACCTAGTAAACACAAAACTGAGTAATCACATCTAATATTACCAATAATGGGACAACTGACATGTGTGTCTTCTGGTATGACAGCGTCTCTTCTCTACCAAAAGTATTTGTGTCAAAAGTACATAAACTCaacctaatcatgagaaaactaTCAAGTAAACCTAAATTAAAGGCTATTCTACAAAATAATTCACTGGACTTAAAAAATGTCAAGATCATGAAAAGCTGAAGAATTGTTTCAGACTAAAGGAGATGAAACAGACGTAATGATTAGGTGTTATATGTGATCTTGGACTGGATTCTGACCTGGGAAAAAAGGCTACAAACAATATTACTGGGACATATGTAGATGTGTGCATATGGACTATAAATTAGGTAACACTGTATCAATgtcacattttctgattttgataAATGTACTGTGATTTTGAAGAAGTGGAGTTCTTGGTTAATGCAAAAAGTTAAATCACTTGgatgctagctgaaaggctgaaggttcaagtttacctagaggtgcctcagaagaaaggcctggcactctactcctgaaaaaaccagcaactgaaaaccctatggagcacagttctactttgacacacacggggttgccatgaattggaatcaattcaacagcaactggctttttacagaaaagaaatctttgttcttaggaaatacacactAAAGGGTTTATGGAGAAAAGGCCAGGATTACTGCAATTGATGCTCAAAATGGATTCAAGGGAAAAAGATAAAtgatagctagctagctagatacatacagaaagagaggaagagagagagaaaaagaataaatgataaagcaaatgggaaaaagatacgAGAATTAATTATACTATTCTTGCAATTTTTCTAAAGTATACGATAGTGTataaaaattagattaaaaaaagaaactaacaaaaatTCACAATGGCATGAACAATACCAGAAGTATAcagtaaatattttctatttttttaccaCTCGAGTCGCCATGTTCTCCCAAAATCCATCCATGGCAGCTGCTGGGATGAATGCCAAGTTTTTCAGCCATAAGATAGCGAAATCTAGCAGAATCCAGGTTACACCCACTTCCGATCACACGGTGCTTGGGCAATCCACTTAGTTTCCAGGTAACATATGTCAGGATATCCactaaaaatttcagaaataacgTAAGTAAATCACAACTGTCTTCAACTGCTGTGTCAGTTAGTGGGTGCCTGGCTTCCTCTTCTCCCATTTCCCCATTACCCAAAAGAGATGTGACCAGAAAGTTGTAAATACTTTAACTTATCATAATCGGTGATAACAGAGGTGAGAGAGATAAAGCTTTTCAGCCTTATattaagtgaaattttaaaagatgaaaaatacaatattGTGTTTGCATTATTACTTGCACCAAATATGTAAGAGTAATTAACTCATTTTAAGTTGAAAGAATGGGAAGAAGGGTTGAACGGGATCATCATTTAAGTTTCTCCCAATTCTAACATTTCATGATTACAATGACTGCCATTACAAGCCAAAAGCCATTGGTTACTAACTTACCACGGCAAGCTACTTTAAATCTTCCTGGGCAGGAGATACTATTTAGTAAATTATTGTATAATGCGGGGTATTTAAATTTTCTACTATTTAATAAAATGCCCACTCTGACAGAGCCTATGCTCGAGTGTGGCATAGCTCGAGACCATACAGAAGTAAGACTTACCGGTGAATTGTAAAAAGCAGAAATGTGCTGACAAGGAAGGCAAGGAGATGGGAGTTAATCTTGCACTCTCCACCTCCACACTTGGATACTGCCTAAGATAGTTTAAGGGCACCTGGGACTGGATTATTACCAACTCTTTCTTGCCAACTTCAATTCAATGGGAGTGACTTGGAGGAGCACTGAAGCTATACCTAGAAAGTTTCATAATCGCTTAGTGATGACTGCCTTAGGCACACGATGGAAGAACTTGGCATGTGCTAGCTATTTGTCATTCCTGTTCTTTTGCCACACATAAACTTAGAAGCAGTTTTATATATAAGATTTTGCAATCCAGGTCTGAAGAGGGTAAGAATGAATCTCTGTCCTTGTTCGCTCCCAACTctcaatattaaaaaaactaaTAAGGATTTCCTTCGCTCTTACGCACAGAGCTTCTCTATATGAAGCACCAGAGAGATCAGTCTTACTGTTTTATCGATATAGCTATCACACTCACCAGTAAGCAGTAATTTGGGTGGCAAAGGGAATGGTGGCAAAAGGAAATGTGAAACAGCGAATTTTTACTGACTAGGCTAAAAAAGGTAGCATTCTTTCTAACCAAATGTTTTAATCAATATATGTCCATATAATCAATCAGTGTCCATCAATATaatctatttttatcttttaaaacagGGCTGATTGAATggctttctttctgcttttcatATTCAATCTCATTCAGTTTTGAAGAGTTTTAGTGTTAAGGACAGTCAAATGTAACTTCCAGAAAACAGTACATCAAATATGTTAAGGTGTTTCCTACAAACTGAAGCCACATTTGAATGCTTCATTATACATCCCAGATTCTACAACAAACACAGATGAAAGAAACCAATGAAATTGCTTTATATAAAACTCTTCTGACATTTTTGAACATTTGGCCTGGGATAATGCCATCTGGTTTGCAAACACCACTTTTTTGAGGCTAATCACAGAAGACACGTGAATTGTTTGTCAGTGAACActagaaaaaacagaagaaaacaaaaaaacacaccacataggcatacacacacacttgaaTTTCTTCTGTTAGTGAATACtagaaaacacacatacacacacacacacaaatgaactTAAAAGAACTGAGCCCTAGGGTATTACAATAATACCTGGGTTGGAAACCACAATTATGATGCAGTCAGGACTGTACTTGACGATCTGGGGAATGATGAATTTGAAGACATTAACATTCCTCTGCACCAGGTTGAGACGGCTCTCCCCCTCCTGCTGACGAACTCCTGCTGTTACCACCACAACCTTAGAATTGGCCGTCACAGAGTAATcttgaaaagaagagaaaaacgtGCTTTAAGATACAACTCTTCATCGAACGTATCATATGATATACTCTAGAAGTGTAAACACATAGAAGCTTCTAGAATTTATATGGAGATTATGTTTGCTGTATTATAAGGTTTTGAAGTTCAATACTCCTgtggcttctttttttattgttgggctACACGAAAACAGCCCAACCCATAAAACTGGCTCAGAGATTGAACCCAGGAAATCAAGGCCATGAGTCATGTTTCTGGTCTATGAACATGGAATGCCATTGATTTTACTGAACAATGACTTGCAAGTAATGAAATGAAGCCTAAAGAGTGAGTCCACAGTGAGAATGGATTTGGATTCCAAAGGTCCAGTAGTCAGCCTTCCAACAAAGAAAGCAATTTTAAGTTACTTTTAGGCTCGTAACGTTAATTAAATCTACGATAGGGAAGGAAGGCACTAAAATATTCTTGACTAGAAATTAAAACTTCAGATTTCCAATACCTAATATTTTGAAGAAGCTGATTTACctttggaaaaccctggtggcgtagtggttaagagctatggctactaaccaaaatgtcagcagttcgaatccaccagatattccttggaaactctacggggtagctctactccgtactatagggtcactatgaggtggaatcaactcaacggcaatgggtttgttttttttggttactcaTCTTtgagcattgttttgttttttttttctcaagaaagCATATCCTTTTTCAAGATACACAGACATTACTATTGATACTTTGATGTGATCCATTAGACTCGGTGGCCATGGATGATTCACATAATTAAATGGGTATTGCTATGTGACTCCTCACAGTTATTAATACTTTGTCAGGTTTTTCACCACGAAAtcgaaataatattttttataccacattttttttttttttataccacatAGGGTTGTGAAGATGACCTGAAATGGGATAATACATGCAAAATGCTTCACACAGTTCCTGGAATATTAATAATTCCATAATAACAGCTATTATTAGTAGTGcttttgttagaatttttttttttaattttggaggtCCACATTGCTATATCTTTACACACAGCCATGCTGTGGCAGCAGTACCACCACATAAATGTGATAACCCAGAACAGAGACAGAACGTGAGCTTACTTAGTTTCTTCAAGGCTCTCAAATTATGTTGCACGCATATTTTTTGGAGTCTAAAACATTCTGTGCTCAGATatatgtaaacaaataattatGATACAATATCCTAAAATGTTATGTACCAAATATTGTGGAAGATATATGGGGGAGGGGGTTATGCAGATATCTGAGTTTATCCTAGGAGATGAATTAGACCCAGAAGAATAGAACAAACTGCCAATACTAGACTCACCAGGACAGGAAGACTAATTTTGTATCAGGGAgcgagggaggagaggaggaggtaTGTGGAAATGAAGG
The DNA window shown above is from Elephas maximus indicus isolate mEleMax1 chromosome 4, mEleMax1 primary haplotype, whole genome shotgun sequence and carries:
- the LDHB gene encoding L-lactate dehydrogenase B chain, with translation MATLKEKLIAPVAEEAAVPNNKITVVGVGQVGMACAVSILGKSLADELALVDVLEDKLKGEMMDLQHGSLFLQTPKIVADKDYSVTANSKVVVVTAGVRQQEGESRLNLVQRNVNVFKFIIPQIVKYSPDCIIIVVSNPVDILTYVTWKLSGLPKHRVIGSGCNLDSARFRYLMAEKLGIHPSSCHGWILGEHGDSSVAVWSGVNVAGVSLQELNPEMGTDNDSENWKEVHKLVVESAYEVIKLKGYTNWAIGLSVADLIESMLKNLSRIHPVSTMVKGMYGIENEVFLSLPCVLNAQGLTSVINQKLKDDEVAQLKKSADTLWDIQKDLKDL